From a region of the Mycolicibacterium sp. MU0050 genome:
- a CDS encoding ABC transporter ATP-binding protein: MRETVWRGRLDEKSDDDSPIDEKLPRRREARELLFSLLRPFRVTVAVLAVIVVVENAARLSVPLLVQRGIDHGIPPIAEGGSARELALVVAALCAVVTVQAVGRMVFLLRSGQVGQKVLLELRRRVFRHFGRLDVAFHDRYTSGRVVSRSTNDIDAIQELLQNGFDSLVTAVLTLFGTAVLLIVLDWRLGLMCLVAFPILVLLAAWFRTESAKTYREVRDSAALVIVQFVETMTGIKAVQAYRREERNQEIFDGVADRYRDINEKTFKLVAVFMPGVKLVGNITTGVVLLYGGYRVLQGDMTIGTLTAFLLYLRMFFEPMQEITQFFNTFQSASSALEKLAGVLARPPAIADPPRPVALPRARGEVTFDGVEFEYVPGRPVLPGLELSVPSGQTVALVGTTGAGKTTIAKLIARFYDPTAGAVRLDGVDLRDLAQDELRRHVVMVTQENFMFSGTVADNIRFGRPGASDPEVVAAAEAVGADRFIATLPDGYETDVAKRGGRLSAGQRQLIAFARAFLADPAVLILDEATSSLDIPSERMVQRALRTVLADRTALVIAHRLSTVEVADRVLVLEHGRVVEDGAPVELIAGDGHYAALHDAWLRSLV; the protein is encoded by the coding sequence ATGCGGGAGACGGTTTGGCGCGGCCGGCTCGACGAGAAGTCTGACGACGACTCGCCGATCGACGAGAAGCTGCCGCGGCGGCGCGAGGCGCGGGAACTGCTGTTCTCGCTGCTGCGTCCGTTCCGGGTCACGGTCGCGGTGCTCGCGGTCATCGTGGTGGTGGAGAATGCGGCGCGGCTGTCGGTGCCGCTGCTCGTTCAGCGCGGCATCGACCACGGCATCCCACCCATCGCCGAGGGCGGCTCGGCCCGCGAACTGGCGCTGGTGGTCGCGGCGCTGTGCGCGGTGGTCACCGTGCAGGCCGTGGGCCGGATGGTGTTCCTGCTGCGCTCCGGGCAGGTAGGGCAGAAGGTGCTGCTGGAACTGCGCCGCCGGGTGTTCCGCCATTTCGGTCGCCTTGATGTGGCCTTCCACGACCGCTACACCTCCGGGCGGGTGGTCAGCCGGTCCACCAACGACATCGACGCCATCCAGGAGTTGTTGCAGAACGGGTTCGACAGCCTGGTCACCGCGGTGCTGACGCTGTTCGGCACCGCCGTGCTGCTGATCGTGCTCGACTGGCGGCTGGGCCTGATGTGCCTGGTGGCCTTTCCCATCCTGGTGTTGCTGGCGGCGTGGTTCCGCACCGAGTCCGCCAAGACCTACCGCGAGGTGCGGGACAGCGCCGCGCTGGTGATCGTGCAGTTCGTCGAGACCATGACCGGCATCAAGGCGGTGCAGGCCTACCGGCGCGAGGAGCGCAACCAGGAGATCTTCGACGGTGTCGCCGACCGTTACCGGGACATCAACGAGAAGACCTTCAAGCTGGTCGCGGTCTTCATGCCCGGGGTGAAGCTGGTCGGCAACATCACCACCGGCGTGGTGCTGCTCTACGGCGGCTACCGGGTGCTGCAGGGCGACATGACGATTGGCACCCTGACCGCGTTCCTGCTCTATCTGCGGATGTTCTTCGAGCCCATGCAGGAGATCACCCAGTTCTTCAACACCTTCCAGTCCGCGTCGTCGGCCCTGGAGAAGCTGGCCGGGGTGCTGGCCCGCCCGCCGGCCATCGCCGACCCGCCGCGGCCGGTGGCGCTGCCGCGGGCGCGCGGTGAGGTCACCTTCGACGGCGTCGAGTTCGAGTACGTCCCCGGCCGGCCGGTGTTGCCCGGACTCGAGTTGAGCGTTCCCTCGGGGCAGACGGTCGCGTTGGTGGGGACCACCGGCGCGGGCAAGACCACCATCGCCAAGCTGATCGCGCGGTTCTACGACCCCACCGCCGGGGCGGTCCGGCTCGATGGGGTCGACCTGCGGGACCTCGCGCAGGACGAACTGCGCCGCCACGTCGTGATGGTCACGCAGGAGAACTTCATGTTCTCCGGCACCGTGGCCGACAACATCCGGTTCGGCCGGCCCGGCGCCTCCGACCCCGAGGTGGTCGCGGCCGCGGAGGCCGTCGGCGCCGACCGGTTCATCGCGACGTTGCCCGACGGCTACGAGACCGACGTGGCCAAGCGGGGCGGCCGCCTGTCGGCCGGGCAGCGGCAGCTGATCGCCTTCGCCCGAGCGTTTCTCGCCGACCCCGCGGTGCTCATCCTCGACGAGGCGACGTCCTCATTGGACATCCCGAGCGAGCGCATGGTGCAGCGCGCGCTGCGCACCGTGCTGGCCGACCGCACCGCGTTGGTGATCGCACACCGGCTGTCCACGGTGGAGGTGGCCGACAGGGTGCTGGTTCTCGAGCACGGGCGGGTCGTCGAGGACGGCGCGCCCGTGGAACTCATCGCCGGGGACGGCCACTACGCGGCGTTGCACGACGCCTGGTTGCGGTCGTTGGTGTGA
- a CDS encoding carboxyl transferase domain-containing protein: protein MSRISALQLRDAVLDPGSFISWDAPPIEIAMSDQYRDELAAAREATGLDESVLTGEGTVAGRRVAVVACEFDFLAGSIGVAAAERITAAIERATDLRLPLLASPSSGGTRMQEGTVAFLQMVKIAAAVTLHKQAHLPYLVYLRHPTTGGVFASWGSLGHITVAEPDALVGFLGPRVYEQLYGAPFPPGVQTAENLRHHGVIDGVVPLEALRQTLDWALKVVADPPGPAPEPLPETAIPDVEAWKSVEASRRPDRPGVGHLLKHGADARVLLSGTGAGEAATTLLALARFGGQPVVVLGQQRLVGGLVGPAALREARRGMALAAGLQLPLVLVIDTAGPALSQEAEQGGLAAEIARCLSDLVTLPVPTVSVLMGQGSGGPALAMVPADRVLAALHGWLAPLPPEGASAIVFRDTDHAPELAAAQGVRSADLKRNGIVDVIVPEEPDAADEPIEFSKRLGRAIAVEVAGLTGQVDAARLTARLDRYRRMGLP from the coding sequence GTGAGCCGCATCAGTGCCTTGCAACTGCGCGACGCAGTGTTGGATCCGGGATCGTTCATCAGCTGGGACGCGCCGCCGATCGAGATCGCGATGTCCGATCAGTACCGCGACGAGCTGGCGGCCGCGCGGGAGGCCACCGGCCTGGACGAGTCGGTGCTCACCGGCGAGGGCACGGTGGCCGGGCGCCGAGTGGCCGTGGTGGCCTGCGAATTCGACTTCCTGGCCGGTTCGATCGGTGTGGCCGCGGCCGAACGCATCACGGCCGCCATCGAGCGGGCCACCGACCTCCGGCTGCCGCTGCTGGCGTCACCGAGCTCGGGCGGCACCCGTATGCAGGAGGGCACCGTCGCCTTCCTGCAGATGGTCAAGATCGCCGCGGCGGTCACCCTGCACAAGCAGGCCCACCTGCCCTACCTGGTGTACCTGCGCCACCCCACCACCGGCGGGGTCTTCGCGTCCTGGGGTTCGTTGGGGCATATCACGGTCGCCGAACCCGACGCGCTGGTCGGCTTCCTGGGCCCGCGGGTCTACGAACAGCTCTACGGCGCGCCGTTTCCGCCGGGCGTGCAGACCGCCGAGAACCTGCGCCACCACGGCGTCATCGACGGCGTCGTCCCGCTCGAAGCGCTCCGTCAGACCCTGGACTGGGCGCTGAAGGTCGTCGCCGACCCGCCCGGACCCGCTCCGGAGCCGCTGCCGGAAACGGCCATCCCCGACGTCGAAGCCTGGAAATCCGTGGAGGCCTCCCGCCGCCCGGACCGCCCCGGCGTCGGGCACCTGCTCAAGCACGGCGCGGACGCGCGGGTCCTGCTGTCGGGCACCGGCGCCGGGGAGGCCGCCACCACGCTGCTCGCGCTGGCCCGCTTCGGCGGCCAACCCGTCGTGGTGCTCGGCCAGCAGCGGCTGGTCGGAGGTCTGGTCGGGCCGGCGGCGCTGCGGGAGGCCCGGCGCGGCATGGCGCTGGCCGCCGGCCTGCAACTGCCGCTGGTGCTCGTGATCGATACCGCCGGACCGGCCTTGTCACAGGAGGCCGAGCAGGGCGGGCTGGCCGCCGAGATCGCCCGCTGCCTCTCGGATTTGGTCACCCTGCCGGTGCCGACGGTGTCGGTGCTGATGGGCCAGGGCAGCGGCGGTCCCGCACTGGCCATGGTGCCCGCCGACCGGGTGCTGGCCGCGCTGCACGGGTGGCTGGCGCCGCTGCCCCCGGAAGGAGCCAGCGCGATCGTCTTCCGCGACACCGACCACGCACCCGAGCTCGCCGCGGCCCAGGGCGTGCGATCGGCCGATCTGAAGCGCAACGGGATCGTCGACGTCATCGTGCCCGAAGAACCCGACGCCGCCGACGAACCGATCGAGTTCTCCAAACGGCTCGGCCGGGCGATCGCCGTCGAGGTGGCCGGCCTGACCGGACAGGTGGACGCCGCGCGACTGACGGCCCGCCTCGACCGCTACCGCCGGATGGGCCTGCCCTGA